The genomic DNA TAATTTGTTCTTCGTCATCAACATCCGCTATAGGCGACGGAGGTTCGGGAACAGAAACAGAGCCGTCGACTACTTCCGGCGTGTGCGACGATGGCGAAGGAAGAAGCCAATCACCGTCTAAATCAACATCTACCGCTGGAGCCTCGTGACTGTCAGTATATGAAGGAAACACATCTTCAACAAAGACGACATCGCGAGACACAAAAAATTGTTCAGTTTGGAGATCGAAGAGAGTCCAGCCTTTCTTACCAAAGGGGTAACCGACAAAGATACACTTCCTACTGCGAGAGGCAAATTTGTCACCTCCACGGCGCTGATTGTGCGCATAGGTGAGACACCCGAAGACTTTAAGATTGTCGTATGCCGGAGCAGTCTCATACAAGAGCTCGTAAGGCGTTTTGCCTTGTAATAGAGGAGATGGTGTTCGATTGATGAGGTGAGCTGCAGTGAGAACACTTTCTCCCCAGAATTTGACCGGCAAATTTGATTGAAACAACAAGGCTCTGGCGACGTTTAACAGATGACGGTGCTTCCGCTCAACGCGACCGTTCTGCTGCGGTGTACCAACGCAGGACGTTTGGTGAAGAATTCCTTGATCAGCAAACATGTCTCGCATACAAACAAACTCAGTGCCATTGTCACTTCTAACTGTTCGaattttcatatcaaattgCCGTAACACCAGTTTTAGAAAATTCTGAAACAGAGGCTTGACTTGAGCCTTGTCACGCATCAGATACACCCAAGTACAACGTGAGAAATCATCAATTATGGTGAGAAAATAATGAGAATCACATGTACTAGAAGAGCGATATGGTCCCCAAACGTCCAAAtggatcaaatcaaatatcCTCAACGCTTTATTATGACTGGAATGAAACGAATCTCGAGTTTGTTTGGCTTGCAAACATACATCACAAGATGAAAAATCAGAAACACGTTTACTAATAACTGGAAGCAAATCAAAAACTCCATTAGAGGGATGGCCTAGCCGCTGATGCCATGTATGCTCAGCTCCATCCTTATTCATATGAAAAACATTAAGAACCCCAATGCGTCGAAAGAAGTAGAGACCCTCTCGCAACTCACCGGCGCCAATCAACGTCCTCGTTATACGGTCCTGTAACACACACCCGATGTTAGCAACTTGCATCACACAATCGCAATCCTTTACGAGTTGTGACACAGAGATGAGATTACACCGCAACTGAGGAACTAACAACACATTCTGTAATGAAAAACCATCATCAAAGCTAACTGTCCCTTTCTTAGTTGTTGTAGTCTCATGTCCATCAGGAAGACCAATTTTACAAGATAAAATTGTAGTTATATCATTGAGAAAAGTGGAACTACTCGTCATATGATTAGAAGCTCCAGTATCAAGAACCCAATCAAGAGAATCAGGCTTACCACTTAGACGTTGCGAAGGTGCCTTGGTTTGTTTCTCGAGAAGATGCATCAAAGTTTTCCACTGGTCGTTGTTAAGACCAGTGAACCCATTACGAGAAGCTTCACTGCTTTGATCTTCAGGTCCGATTACACAGGCTGCATTAGCCCGTGCCATGCTGCTTTGTCCACGACCACGAGCAGACTTCCCACCTCTCTCACCCCACCACTGAGGATAACCGACCAGCTGAAAGCATGTTTCCTTGGAATGCCCACGACGCTTGCAATGGGAGCACAGAAGTTTGCTTTTGTCTTCTATGACCTCAGGGGTGCGAGAGGTTTGTACTACAAAAGCCGCGACTTGCCCAGCTTGTTCCTCACGATTCTGTAACACGGTACGAACACGTTCCACAGATTTGACTTTGGAATACACTTGATTTAAGTTGGGCAAAGGCTCGCTGCTGATTATTGTTGTACGAAGTCCACCAAAGACTGCGTCATCAAGTCCAAGCAGAAACTGGTGCACTTTatcctcctccttctttttctccaagCGACTACGCAGATCACATGAACAGCCGCTGCATTGACACGTTGGTGATTGGTCGTAGTTGGACAAATCCTCCCATAGCATCTGCAATTTCCCGAAATACTCAATGAGACTCATGCCTTGTTGTCGACAATTGGCTAACTCAGCCTTGATCTCTTGAATTCTGGGTCCGTTTCCTTCAGAGAAACGATCTTTGATTTCACGCCATAGTTCTTTTGGATCGTCCTTGTTCCCAAGTGTCCTTCTCACCTTCGGCTCAATGGTGTTGAGAATCCACAATGCTACCATGGAGTTGACCGAAACCCAGTCCTCATACTCCGGTGCCTCCTCTTTTGGTTTCACCACTGTCCCATCGACATAGCCGAACTTCTTCTTCACACGCAAGGCAGATCTGATTGCTTGCGCCCATTCATCAAAGTTATCACCGGTGAACTGCACTTGAGCAATTATTCCACCAGGATTTTCAGTAGCGGAGAGTTGATATGTCGAGTTGATTTTACCGACATCAGACTCATTCCTCACAGTTTCACTATTCCCAATTTGTTCACTCATTGTTTATTTTGCCGtgatggctctgataccatgaacagAAAGAGAATATCTTGTCTTATTACTGGAGCTcttacacatacatatataccaaTACAATCTTGTAGAATAAGCTAAACATAAATGCCTAATTACAGACAATATCAATCAAGGATATGTACAGAGTTATTAGCATAAATGGAGATATCATCTTTCCTAAAGTGTTGGTGTCGAGAATCTCTCCAATATTAATCTTAATAAGGCTGAGTTCAACAAGGAACccacataatttattttaattatttaattaaactaaattacaaatacaaatatcaTTGTATTTCAATAGACATTATGCTCTAACTGTTACAGAAATAATATCACATACATCAAAGGAAgattacaacaaaataataatcttttatattttatttcttcgcTATACGTCGTATACGAACATACTTCACTTTCATATGTAGCGATCGACatggtttctctcttttattcaaGTACTAAGAGATTGGTAACCATCTTCCCGGTTCTGTCTCCCGTATATCACGGCTGCTATTAGAACCActaccgccaccaccaccgtcaCGGCCAAATATGCTAAAAAGTTCACGCTTGTCACAGGTCCCTACAAGGAAGTAACATATACTTAACGTCAGTATGGCAATATCTCCCAAACATTATATGTATTGAAACTGGTTTGATTTAAACCAAGATTGAGTACCAGGTAGTTAGTTACCTGAAAAAGATTAGGCAAGGAGCTCTCTGGTTCAGGCAACTGCTGAGCAACGATCATGTAAAAGATTCCCATAACTCCGGTATGACCAACGGCACTACTGTAATTAGACTCCAAAGTCAATGTCTCTCCATAGCTCACTTTCACTGGATCAGCAGGATAACAAGACGTCATTCCAACAATGTAACCAGCTTCGTTTCCAGGTTCAACTCCATTCCCATACTTGGCCATTGAGGTACATATTCCTTCACCGCTCTGATATCCACAAACACAAGACTCAATTCAATGAAAATGTTTTCAATCTTTTCGTTTTTGCGGTAGCTTAAACTAAATCAGTCTTAGTTACCTCGCGGTACAGAGCAGTACCGATACCACCCGTGTGTTGGTGAGCTACGCCGTAGACAATATACCCATCAAATGGCATCATTAAGCTTTTTTTCTTAACATCAATGCATCCATCGCCACTGGTTGTGCACGATTTCACCTCGTATTCTACCTGAAAAAGCACAAAAGACCctaaaatttttagacaatgaaCTCGAAGTAACAGAACTAAGCAGATAGGGAAATTTTTTACTGACATGGCAATTATGTTCTTGGCTATCTCCTGTTGATCCCTCTGATTTTTTCCAAGAATCTGTAACATCGAGAATATAAACTTTAGCGGGCAAAACCGTGTTGTCCCAATCAACCCATCTCAAGGTATACTTCAAATAcagatttcttgttttcttcccGTTGTCAAATCCGCTCTTCACCAGACATTGAGTCTTATCGTAGCAGCAGTATAAACCTCCTTTGTATCCAGGATTTATAGCACGACCGTACTC from Camelina sativa cultivar DH55 chromosome 2, Cs, whole genome shotgun sequence includes the following:
- the LOC104739210 gene encoding uncharacterized protein LOC104739210; protein product: MARYHKRSLILFLALALLVSSNQGFLRTENKIKSGVFLSPKLVMNPGSVSDAYLFDIDFPRGHIGLKSFDAEVVDEAGNSVPLHETYVHHWVVKPYYVRKGSSTLPQQEMFRNQGVSSQDPGSNLDSRSSDIIFVNNGGLCRSRLRHYYGLGSETRKTSTYVPDPYAVEIDNPQERPDGYEFKWLLNLHAIDTRGVEDRKGCIECVCYLYNVTVGEYGRAINPGYKGGLYCCYDKTQCLVKSGFDNGKKTRNLYLKYTLRWVDWDNTVLPAKVYILDVTDSWKKSEGSTGDSQEHNCHVEYEVKSCTTSGDGCIDVKKKSLMMPFDGYIVYGVAHQHTGGIGTALYRESGEGICTSMAKYGNGVEPGNEAGYIVGMTSCYPADPVKVSYGETLTLESNYSSAVGHTGVMGIFYMIVAQQLPEPESSLPNLFQGPVTSVNFLAYLAVTVVVAVVVLIAAVIYGRQNREDGYQSLST